The window GACAGACTCGCCGCCCATCGTGCAACGTCACCCGCGGGTAGGTCGTCCCCTGCTCAACACCGGCGACCTGCGCCTGCGGGATGACCCAACGAGTCAGGAAGTTCTGCACGGTGATGCCGCCTGGCGCCAACCGCACGTACGGCACCGCGAAGAGCAGGACGAACAGGAAGCTGCCGAGACCGATGACGGCAGTCACCAGGGTGCCGAACGACCGTGTAGCCCAGGGATCCTCGCCCAGGTAGACGAAGCCCATTGGGTCGCTCAGGCACCACACCACCGTGAGCAGGACCCAGCCGAGCCAGCCGCTGATCTGATTGGTGCGGTTGCGCAGCACCCGCGCGTCTTGGCCAGCACGGTGGCGGCCCACCTTGAGCACCTCGTTCCAGAGTCTTAGGTCGGGATCCCATCGGCGGGGGGAGCCGGCTCCTAAGTCTCTTGAAGCAGCGCCACCCATCCGCTCACGGCGCCCTGCGGGCGACGTCACGGTCATCCCGCGGATAGTGCGCGTTCCTGGGCAACGACGGACACAGGGCATCACAGGGACGTGACCGTCTCCATGGAGGAGTCGGCTTCGCCTGGGACGATCAGCCGGTGATGGGTGAGGACTCTGAGGTGGTGGCTCGAAGGCGCCCGCGTGTCTGGCCGTGGGGCGTCCTCGCGGTGGTCGGAGCGGTCGTCGCCACCTACGTCTCGGACGCCATGGGGTGGCCATGGTGGGTGCGCGGCCTGCTGATGGGGGCGTGCATCGGTGTGTTCTCGAGCTTGGCAGGCCGAGCTGCGCGTCGCCGCCGTGATGCGCGCACGGCCCGGGACTCGTCGAGCTGAGGAAGTGGCCGATGTCGAGCGGTCCTCTCCCCACGAGTGAGGAAAGATCGCTCGGTCTTGCCGCGGTGCGCGGGCGCACGGTCATCCCGCAGACCAGGAGCTCGTCATCCGGGCCTTGTGTCCTGTAACCAACCACGCTCGTCCGGACACTAGGTGGTGTGGACAGCACCGATGAGGCCCTATGGGCAGCCGCCCGCAGCGGCGACGGCGACGCCTTCGCCGCCCTCTTCGACCGCCACCACGGCCGTGTGCACCGCCACAGCGCCCGACTGCTCACCACCGCAGCCGACGCCGACGACGTCACCGCCGCCACCTTCTTGGAACTGTGGCGCCGCCGCGACGACGTCCACCCCACCACCGGCAGCCTCCTGCCGTGGCTGCTGGTCACCGCCACCAACCTGACCCGCAACACCACCCGGAGCACCCGCCGCTACCGCGACCTGCTGCACCGCCTGCACCACCAACCCGCACCACACCGCACCCCTGACGTCGCTGACGTCGCTGAGGTCCACACCGCCGCCCACCTCGACGAGCCCCTAGCCACTGCCTTACGGGTGCTGCGCACACCGGACCTGCAGCTGATCACCCTGGTGGTCCTCGAAGACCTCACCCTCACCGAAGCCGCCACCGTCCTGGGGCTGAGCCCGGGTGCGGCCAAGACCCGCCTGCACCGCGCCCGCACCCGCCTACGCACCGCCCTGGCCGACCACCCCGCCGCCAGTCGCCTGCGCGCACCCGAAGGGCAGCACCCATGACCGAGCCGATCTCCACCCCCAACACCACCCGGGCCGCTGCCCAAGAGGCCGCTCGAGACGCCGCTTTGGATGCTGAGGTCCGCGACCGCTTCACCGCCCACGAGCCGGCTGCGCTGGACCCGGTGTTCCGCGAGGCCCTGCGCACCCACCTGCGCCAGATGGTCACCGCATCGGCCACCGCGTCGGGCGAGACCACGGCCAAGAGCGAGGCGGTGTCCCGCCCCGCACGGCGTCGCCACTGGCCTCGGCGACGCACCCTGACCCTGGCTGCGGTCCTGGCCGCCGGCCTCGGCGGAGGTGGAGCAGCCCTGGCCTCGGGAGTGCTGCCGCTGCCGGGCGCCGATGACGTCGTCTTGCGCACCCCGGCCCAGACCGTCGTGCACACCGGCACCGCCACCGTCGACCTCGGCGAGCGGCCTGCCGGAGTCACCAGCGTCGAACTGACGCTGACCTGCCTCAGTGCTGGCACCTTCACCTTCGACGACGGCGCCAGCCTGTCCTGCGCCCCCGGTGACGTCACCGCCCAGGCAGCATCGGTCCCCACTCCTGGCCTGGCGGCGCAGCACAGCGGCAGCGCCGGGTACACCCTGGCGTTGAAGGCGGGTCAGAGCACCACCACGATCACCGCCACGGCTGGCACCCGGTGGTCCCTGACGACCGCTTACTCCACCCGCACACCGACCGAGTGGGCGCTCAACGCCCACGGTCAGACCTACGGCGTGACCAAGGACGACGGCAGCCAACCGGACCTGATCGCCGTCGTAGCGACCACCAGCACCGGCCAGCAGGGCTACGTCCGCGCCAGCGACTTGAATCCGCCGCTGAACTTCACCTCCCCGCAGGAAGCAGCTCAGTGGTCAGCAGCGCAACCGCCTGTGCGGACGCTGCCCGTGTACGCCTCCGACGGCACGACCGTCATCGGAAGCTTCCAGGCCGGCTGATCACAGCACTTCACGGTCATCCCGCCGTCCGAACCTCACGAGCGACGGCGCAGACCACGGTCGTGCTCGAAGATCACCCGACCCCAGCGTCCCGAAAACCAGTGTTTTCGGACCGACCTCAGCGCCGGACAGGACTCAGCACGGTCACGACCACAGATGATCGCTTGATCGAAGCCAACACGGCTGCTAGTGGCGTCAGTGCCGCGTACGGCGCGTTGACAGCGAGCGCTGCATGACTCGCGAGTCGACTTTTGTCGAGCCAGGGGAGCGGCGACACTTGTCCCCATGCCCCTTCGTTCTCCGTTGTACCTGGACGCTGAGACCCTTGTCGCATTGGCTGAGTATCATGATATCGATGTTCCAAGGAAGGCGTCTATCACCGAGAAGAAAATCCGCGAACGAGGTAGTTTAGGTCAGGGCGATGATGGAGCATTTGGCAACGCCGCCAGCGGCCGCATCAATATTGAGTACCAGACAACATATGAACTCAACCCGAGCAACAAGGTAACGGCCAGCAAAATTATTGACGGCCTAATAAAGTCAAAAGCGGTTATTACTCAGCCTGCCGAATCTATCACTGTAGAGAAAGATGTCGTTTTTGAACTTGAAGGATGCACGCGGATCACCGCTGCCAGCACTGCCGGTAAGATGCTGCATATTATCCGGCGTCTCATCGAACGATCCGACACCAGCTTTGACGAAGTATTTGCCCTTCAAGCAGACGATCCCGAGGTAGCGGAGGAGCTTCGCAAGGTATATCTAGGTAATGAGCTGCTTCCCATTCCTGTCCTTATGGAGCTCACTGGCTGCGATTTGCCCCGTAAAATCTACATTAATGTACGGCCGAATCATTTCGTGGACGCCGCATCTGCTGACAAAATTGAAGGTAGGTTACGAATTCTAGGAACGGTCAGCCACGTTATTGCCGGGGGTCCTGATGGGTTTCTAAGCGCCGAAGAGTGGCTCTTGAATGGATATGAATATTTGTTCAAGCGCACCCTCATGACAAAACTTCATGGCACTGTAGAAAACCTCATGAGCGCATTTGACCTTGACCTGCCTGCAGACGATGTTCACGGACATATCACCGGACCAGCCATCGTGCTTGACGCGATCGCGATCTACTAACCGCCCGAACGCACTACCGTGCAGCAAATCGAATAAGATCCCGGCTACGTCAAGGGGTCAGCACAAGGGCTCCCAACCGGCCCCATTGCACAACAAGCACGGCAAGGTGCACTACCCCACGTGCTTGCTCCAAAGTCGGCGCGGGTCGCTGGTCGCCGCCGTGACGCTTAGGATCAGGCCACATTAAACGCAGCATTTGTTCGAGCGTGCGCGCAGCGTTCAGTGGCTGCTTACGCTTTGCATCGGCGTCCTCATTGCCGACGTGCAGCACTAGTTTGTGGTTACTTAAGAAAGCGCCAGCGATGTCGGAAAGTGTTGCCTTGTCCTTATTGGGGACCGCAATCGGCCGCAAGATAGCCTCAACTGCTTTGATGGAGTGATCCCAGGCGTCAGCTGCATCGGGGTGTAGGCCGTACGCTTTATCCCAGGCCTCAGCGAGGGCCGCGCTCGCCTCGTCGGCAGGACTAGTGGACTTTTTAAAGTCCGCGAACGCCACTTCATCTACCCGCTTTTGAAGGCCATAAGGGCGTTCACCGACGGACCATCCAGCATAACCTGCGTCCAGGAGATCGCTGAGCGCTTGCCGTTGAGACTCGTCGTACCCTGTGCGATGCAGGAAATGCAAAGTCGCGTCAAGGACATCGAGTAGATGATCGTCCTCTATGTCCGCATAGTCTGCCAGCTGTTCCCCGGGGCTCTTCATGAAGCTTAGCTCTCCGATGTCGAGCCGGTGATTCAGTGAGGCGGCGACTAGATGGACGACATCACCACCACGCTCCAACGTTTTGATGATCCAGCTTCGTAGACTGGGCCCCAGAGAAAGGGGGATGCCGTCGCTCATTATGCGAGCTGGGCGCTTACCCTGTCGTACGCTCAATGGTTGATAGTCACTCATAGTTTCACTATACCTAGATGACAGAAGGGGGTAATTCGTTTAGCACCTAGTCACGCATACGCAAGGCCGATAATATTTCTTATGACAAAGTGCGCCTGAAGCCACTCTCCCGCAGTGGTTCAGGACGGGTCGTGCTCGCCCTGCCCCGCCAGCCGAGGCACGTCGGTGCGGTTTGCCTGGCGGCTGGCCCTTTTGGTCGGGTCCAGCTGGGCGAGCTCGCGGGTCTGCGCTTCCACGGGACGCCCGGCCGCGTCCCCCATCGCCACCAGCGCCCGCGCGGCGAGCACGTCGGCGCGCGTGGCCGACTCCGTCGTCACGCTCACGTCCGCGGCCCTCCGTTCAGCCTGGCCAGCTCCACCATGACGTCGTACATCATCCCCCGATCGACCTCAGATGCCGAGGGGTCACGCGACAACGACGTCAAGACCACCCACCCAGCCTCCTCCAGCTTGGGGTTGCCCGACTGCGACACCGCCTCGACCGCCCAGTGGAAGCGCGCCCACAGCTCCGCGCGCGGCCGCGACCTGCGTGTCCCGGTTCGCCTGCTCCGCCGCCGCCAGCGTCAGGCAGTTCTGCTCAGCGGCCGCCGTCGTCGAGACGCGGTTCTGCCGGCCTTGGACGAACAACGCGACCACCCCGACGGCGCCGGCGATGATCCCGGCCCACAGCGTCGAGTCCACGCACGCACCGTGGCGGTGCCCTCTCCGGCACCGGCTCGACCTGGCGTCGGACGTCACGCACATATCGATGTCGGGGCGGCGCTTCGGGCGTGCTCGGCGCGTCTTCAACGGACGTCTACTGCGCCCTCACAGCGTGAGCGGGCAATCGCCGCGCCAGCCACGGCAGCAACAGCAACGCCCCTGCGCAGCCCAGCGCGACCGCCGCCCACGGCA of the Kineococcus mangrovi genome contains:
- a CDS encoding RNA polymerase sigma factor, translated to MDSTDEALWAAARSGDGDAFAALFDRHHGRVHRHSARLLTTAADADDVTAATFLELWRRRDDVHPTTGSLLPWLLVTATNLTRNTTRSTRRYRDLLHRLHHQPAPHRTPDVADVAEVHTAAHLDEPLATALRVLRTPDLQLITLVVLEDLTLTEAATVLGLSPGAAKTRLHRARTRLRTALADHPAASRLRAPEGQHP